A genomic stretch from Syntrophus gentianae includes:
- a CDS encoding deoxyribodipyrimidine photo-lyase, with translation MKQDGDKTLVNGSRVRTLKEDEIQKGPVVYWMSREQRVKDNWALLYAQGLAMERRAPLLVAFALAPRFLGATIRQYHFMLKGLACVEDDLAKSAIPFYLLEGNLEKEIPDLSTLVGASALVSDFDPLRIKREWKAKLMTRLHIPFYEVDAHNIVPCWIASPKQEYGAYTLRPKLKRLLPDFFTDYPTLERHPYRMKRMAERIDWQKVRTLLKIDSSADGIDSVESGESAAAKALDHFLAKKLNDYNLSRNDPCRDGQSNLSPYLHFGQLAAQRVALEVKKARVDLKSKDAFLEELIVRRELSDNFCFYNEAYDRFEGFPRWAQESLNKHRSDKHEYTYSISQLEEAMTHDPLWNAAQMEMVRKGKMHGYMRMYWCKKILEWTTSPEEALSSAIYLNDKYELDGRDPNGYSGIAWSIGGVHDRAWFERKIFGKVRYMSYGGCQSKFDVEAFIKKNRFQE, from the coding sequence ATGAAACAAGACGGGGACAAGACGCTGGTCAACGGAAGCCGTGTGAGAACGTTAAAAGAGGACGAGATACAGAAGGGCCCCGTGGTTTACTGGATGAGCCGGGAGCAGCGCGTAAAGGATAATTGGGCCCTGCTGTACGCCCAGGGGTTGGCTATGGAGAGAAGAGCGCCGCTTTTAGTGGCGTTTGCCTTGGCGCCTCGGTTCCTCGGCGCTACGATACGACAGTATCATTTTATGCTCAAAGGTCTTGCCTGCGTTGAGGATGATCTGGCGAAATCAGCCATCCCATTTTATTTACTGGAGGGCAATCTGGAAAAAGAAATACCGGATTTGTCAACGTTGGTGGGCGCCTCCGCGCTGGTCAGCGATTTTGACCCGCTGAGAATTAAAAGAGAATGGAAAGCAAAATTGATGACGCGATTGCACATCCCCTTTTATGAAGTGGATGCGCACAATATTGTTCCCTGCTGGATCGCATCCCCCAAACAGGAATACGGCGCTTACACCCTGCGGCCCAAGCTAAAGCGGTTACTTCCGGATTTCTTTACGGATTATCCTACTCTGGAACGGCATCCCTACAGAATGAAGAGGATGGCTGAGCGAATCGATTGGCAGAAAGTCCGAACCCTCCTTAAAATCGACAGTTCAGCAGATGGGATAGATTCTGTGGAATCTGGGGAGTCTGCAGCGGCCAAGGCTCTGGATCACTTCCTCGCCAAAAAGCTGAACGACTATAACTTGAGTCGAAACGACCCATGCCGGGATGGCCAATCGAATCTATCGCCCTATTTGCATTTTGGTCAGCTCGCGGCCCAAAGAGTGGCCTTGGAGGTCAAAAAAGCCCGAGTGGACCTGAAATCAAAAGATGCCTTTCTGGAAGAACTCATCGTACGGCGCGAGCTTTCCGACAATTTTTGTTTTTACAATGAGGCGTATGACCGTTTTGAGGGATTTCCGCGCTGGGCTCAGGAATCACTCAACAAGCACCGCAGCGATAAACACGAATATACTTACAGCATTTCACAACTCGAGGAAGCTATGACGCACGATCCTCTTTGGAACGCGGCACAAATGGAAATGGTCCGTAAAGGCAAGATGCACGGGTATATGAGGATGTATTGGTGCAAGAAAATACTGGAGTGGACGACATCACCCGAAGAGGCTCTAAGCTCAGCGATTTACCTCAATGATAAATACGAATTGGACGGCAGGGACCCGAATGGATATTCAGGGATTGCCTGGTCAATCGGCGGGGTCCATGACCGGGCCTGGTTTGAACGCAAGATCTTTGGAAAGGTTCGTTATATGAGTTACGGCGGGTGTCAGTCGAAGTTCGATGTCGAGGCCTTCATAAAGAAAAACCGGTTTCAGGAGTGA
- a CDS encoding lysophospholipid acyltransferase family protein, with protein MLKKYRYFLIGLVQGFLYLLVRCYSWTFRLQIENEKPWMDYLEGGGRVLLCGWHQQFFAAIYHFKTYSSYHPSLMISQSNDGNIIAGIAEKSGWLAVRGSSSRRGGRALREMVGRLGNAGLAAHIVDGPKGPAGIIKSGVLSLARSADAVIVPFYISSDRALYFHSWDRFMLPKPFASVKLRFGDMLDFSEGESDEAFEKHRLRLQQIMLPSLIC; from the coding sequence GTGCTGAAAAAATACCGGTATTTTCTTATAGGCCTTGTTCAGGGTTTCCTTTATCTTCTTGTCCGCTGCTACAGCTGGACCTTCCGGCTTCAGATCGAAAACGAGAAGCCTTGGATGGACTACCTTGAAGGCGGTGGCCGGGTCCTTCTGTGTGGATGGCATCAGCAGTTCTTTGCGGCGATCTATCATTTCAAGACCTACTCATCCTATCACCCTTCATTGATGATCAGTCAGAGCAACGACGGCAATATTATTGCCGGGATTGCTGAGAAATCCGGCTGGCTTGCCGTGAGAGGTTCATCGTCTCGCAGGGGAGGAAGAGCACTTCGAGAGATGGTGGGCCGCTTGGGAAACGCTGGTCTTGCCGCTCACATCGTGGACGGCCCTAAAGGCCCTGCCGGGATCATCAAGTCTGGGGTGCTCAGTCTAGCCCGTTCCGCGGATGCCGTCATTGTTCCCTTCTATATCTCTTCCGACCGGGCCTTGTATTTCCATAGCTGGGACCGCTTCATGCTTCCGAAACCCTTTGCATCGGTGAAACTGCGTTTCGGTGATATGCTGGATTTTTCCGAGGGTGAAAGTGACGAAGCCTTTGAGAAACATCGGCTGCGCCTCCAGCAGATCATGTTGCCCAGTCTGATCTGCTGA
- a CDS encoding inorganic phosphate transporter, with amino-acid sequence MLDSLVFVIFLVGVALVFDFINGFHDSANSIATVVSTQVLPPKYAVIWAAFFNFAAVFFIGVPVAKTIGTGIIHPGIIDNLLIFTALSAAIIWNLITWFFGLPSSSSHALIGGLIGAGVVKGGTQVLVWKGITKATLFIVVSPAIGMMLGLVLMVLVLNLFRKTHPAKMDHVFRKMQLFSAATYSLGHGMNDAQKTMGIIAMALYGQGLLGPTFHIPFWVVFLCYIVIALGTVSGGWRIVKTMGTRITKLRPMGGFCAETAAAISIIGASLAGIPVSTTHTITGAIVGVGSTIRLSAVRWGIAGTIIWAWVLTIPVSAFLSALLYFVLRPLFQ; translated from the coding sequence ATGCTTGATTCACTAGTCTTTGTTATTTTCCTGGTTGGAGTTGCGCTTGTATTTGACTTTATCAACGGCTTTCATGATTCTGCAAACTCCATTGCCACCGTGGTTTCCACACAGGTCCTGCCCCCTAAATATGCCGTCATCTGGGCAGCCTTCTTCAATTTTGCCGCCGTTTTTTTTATCGGCGTCCCAGTGGCCAAAACCATCGGCACCGGCATCATTCATCCGGGTATTATCGATAATCTGCTGATCTTCACCGCTCTGAGCGCTGCCATCATCTGGAATCTCATTACCTGGTTCTTCGGGTTGCCCAGCAGTTCCTCCCACGCCCTGATCGGGGGATTGATCGGCGCCGGCGTGGTTAAAGGGGGAACACAGGTTCTCGTCTGGAAGGGAATCACCAAGGCCACCCTCTTTATTGTCGTCTCACCAGCCATTGGAATGATGCTCGGCTTGGTGCTGATGGTCCTTGTCCTGAATCTCTTCCGCAAGACTCACCCTGCCAAAATGGACCATGTGTTCCGGAAAATGCAGTTATTCTCCGCAGCCACATATAGTTTGGGACACGGCATGAATGATGCCCAGAAAACCATGGGCATCATCGCAATGGCCCTTTACGGCCAGGGATTGTTGGGGCCGACCTTTCACATTCCTTTCTGGGTTGTATTTCTCTGTTATATCGTCATTGCCCTGGGAACAGTTTCGGGTGGCTGGAGGATTGTCAAGACCATGGGAACCCGAATCACCAAGCTTCGCCCCATGGGCGGGTTCTGTGCAGAGACAGCAGCGGCTATTTCCATCATCGGAGCCTCCCTGGCAGGCATTCCAGTCAGCACAACCCACACCATTACCGGGGCAATTGTTGGAGTGGGCTCCACGATCCGGCTCAGTGCCGTCCGCTGGGGCATCGCAGGAACGATCATCTGGGCCTGGGTCCTGACCATCCCCGTATCGGCATTTCTCTCCGCCTTGCTCTACTTTGTCCTGCGGCCGCTATTTCAGTAA
- a CDS encoding universal stress protein has protein sequence MFRKILYPTDFSDVSNKALQYLIQLKEAGTEEVVILHVVDIRSLRIPEVYSLFDLSLLGEKLESVAQEEADKIAGKLAEAGIKTSIRIEKGIPFKEILRVEAEENISLIVIGSHGISNVQEMLLGSVSEKVIRKAKKPVLVVKR, from the coding sequence TTGTTTCGCAAAATTTTATATCCAACCGATTTTTCAGATGTTTCAAATAAAGCCCTTCAATATCTGATCCAGCTCAAGGAAGCCGGAACGGAGGAAGTGGTGATTCTCCATGTCGTAGATATTAGAAGTTTGCGTATTCCGGAGGTATACTCCCTTTTTGACCTGTCTTTACTGGGAGAGAAACTTGAATCGGTTGCACAGGAAGAAGCAGATAAAATTGCCGGGAAATTGGCGGAGGCAGGAATCAAGACAAGCATCAGGATTGAAAAAGGCATCCCTTTCAAAGAAATCCTGCGCGTAGAAGCGGAGGAGAATATTTCGCTGATTGTCATTGGTTCCCACGGAATAAGCAATGTCCAGGAAATGCTTCTGGGTTCCGTTTCTGAAAAAGTGATCCGAAAGGCCAAAAAGCCGGTGCTCGTCGTTAAACGTTGA